The Rhizobium oryzihabitans genomic sequence CGGTTCGATTCCGTTCACAAGTCGAAACATCAATCACTATCGGAGAAATCAACTTTGAACAGAGTCTCGAATTTCGTCCGAAGAGGTTCCGGAAGCGCCCTGTATTCATGCTCGCGCTGGGCGCTGCCCATCATGACGCCGAACACATGGTGCAACTTGAAGGCCTCATCGATTGAGATATCGAGCAAAATTCGATATCCGTCCCAGTCGAATTCAATAGGATCAAAGAGCTGATTGTTGCGTAGAAGCCCTTTAATCGTGCGTTGTGAAAGCCGGAGGCCACTGCCGTCCACTGCGGCATTCACAAAGGCTTTGCTGTCTCGGCCGAACTGCTCAAACGATTTTGCTACCCGCTCGACCTTTTCACCGACATCATCTATGGCCCGTACAACAGGCGAACGGACCACCGAAGCACCCATATAGTCGGCAAGATAAAATATAGAGACTAGTCGACTATGCCGACCAGCCACTTCAAAAGTGGCGGTGATCTTTATCTCAGGCTCATTCGTCTCCTTTGACATTGAGTAAAACGAGTCGAGAATAAATACGTGTTCCACCGATGGGCGAAGTTGACGAAGGCCTCTCGCCGAAAGCTCCTCTATCCAATGGGGATTCAATGCGAAGTTGCTCTCGATCGATATCTTCAGGTGGTCAATAATATCGGAATCGGAAATATTTCGCACCTTGAAGGAGGCAAGCAGTCCTTCTGGAAAGAGGCTAATCTCTAGGGGTGATCCCCTACCTTTAGGGCGATTTCGGACGTCCTCAATTTCGTAGTGCTCCATCGGGTCACTGTGAGAGCCTCGGCGTTTGTAGTAGCGATTATCTTGCCCTTGATGCGGTGCGTCCTTACTGACATCAACGGAAATTACGTAATATTTCCCGCTACCGCCCTGTATCTCTTTTACAATAACGGTCTCAACCGCCGGGAACGTGCCGCTGTTGATGGCGCAATAAATCCAGTCCAATTTGGATTGTCCCTGCCAGCCGTCGTCGAGTGTAGTCTGACCGTCCTTCGCATCAATCCCTATAACAAAGGTCCCACCTGCTGAATTGGCGAAAGCGCTCACCCCTTTGCAAATCGGGCCGATTTCCCCTTTTGCTAGGATTTTTGAGCTTTTGTATTCGAGTCCGACACTCTCGGCAGGATTGTCCGCAAAGAAGCTCTCGAGATCTGTCAGCGAATTCAAATCGAGCACTTGATCCTCCCTATTTGATCGGCATTTTCGGGAACCGTCAAAGCGTCATCCGGACGTCAATGCGATTACTAGCGAGTAAGGATATCTACCGTTTTCATCCTGTAGATACATATCTTCCCATTCAGGACAAGCTGCCGTAATTACGGAATTAAATCGAGCCCACTGAAATGAAGCACAGGTAACGGGCATAGGCTGGTCGCCGGGCTATACTCGAAATTCACGGAGGGTGATTTTTGGACATCGCAATTCGTAATTGGGCATCCGATCGCCTTGGGCGTCGAGCGTTCGCCGAGTCACTGGCTCAACAAATTTGGGCGATGGCAAATTTAAGCGAAGGATACGTCGTCGGCCTTGAAGCAGAGTGGGGTGCGGGGAAGAGCAGTGTCGTCAATATGACGCTACATCATCTTCTCCATTTGGATCTCAGTCATTCGTCTAGAGATCCTGCCTTTCACGGCGACAAAGGTGGGAAAGAAATTGCCGCAGACCTTGATGACTTAGCTGTGCATTATGACGCTATCCGAGAACTTCACGAGCAATTTGCCGATGTACCTTACCTGCATCCTGATCACTATCATCGAGCAATAGTGACTAGGGCTGAAAATGACGAGGTTATGCGAAAGCGGATTTATCGGTATTTCAGGCTGCGTATGAACGCGCACTTCAGGCCGCGTAATCTAGTCGTCCATTTCCGTCCTTGGCTCGTACCGGACACCGCTGCCCTGTCATCCGTTTTTCTTGATGAACTCACGAAATCCATTGGTCCGCTACTAGGATCTGATATCGAAGATGCGATGAAGAACTACACTGCCGTCGTCAAACGCTTGGCTCCCGTCGCCGGGGTTGCGGCTCACGCAGTAGTTCCTGGAAGCGGCAACGCCATACGGGACTTCGTCGCCTCCCTCGGAAACACCGCTGAGGCAACTTTGGAGTCACGAAAACTGAAGCTGGAGGCCTCGCTCAGAAAACTGCGAGGCCAGAAAATAATCGTGGTTATCGACGACTTGGACCGTTTAAGCCCGAAGGAAGCCACGGAGATGGTTGGGCTGGTGAAAAGCCTCGGCAATTTGCCGAACATCGTTTATCTGATGAGCTATGATCCAAAGGTACTGTGTAGGCATCTGCGCGGAGTCTTGCGACTTAATGCCGAAGAGTATTTGGAAAAAATCGTACAGTACCGAAGAAATCTGCCACTGCTGCCTGCTGATCGGCTCCTTACGCTACTTGATGATTGTCGAACTGAGCTTTTTGACAGCGCATCGCCGGAGCTACTGGATCGCGCTCGCGACGCGAACTTTTACGTTCTTCGGCAATTTATCCGGACCCCAAGAGATGCTGTCCGATGCGGCGATTGGGCAGTGCGGGCACATCGAATACTGAAAGATCAGACGGATCCCGTGGATCTTCTGATACTGGAAGTCCTCAATGCGAAGGATACCGTCCTTTATCAGTGGATCCGGCACCATCTCAGCGAACTCTGTAGTGGAGAGATGCCGAACAGGAACTCGCTCGAGCAAGCTCTTGAGGCTGACGGTATCGAAGTAACCGAGGAACGAAAGTATGCCCTCTCGCAGCTTTTTCCTGCGGCGTCGCAGGAGTTTCATCGGCCCGGCAATAACTCTTCGAATGATCGGCTGAGCAAGCGCCTTCGCGTCCGGGAGTATGCGGAGACATACTTCGAGCTTTCCGAACCTGCGACAGGTAGTGGGAAAGCGGAACTCAATCGTTTGTTTGCAGGCGAAGATCCCAAGATCGTAATGACACCGATCTTGGAACGTTCCAAAGTCAGTGATTATGGCAGCTCGATACGAGCGGAGCTACTCGATACGATCTGGGAGCATTTTTCACGTAATCCGATTACACGAGCGTGGGTCGGGGCGCTGACCGACCTTGGCCCAGAACTTATCGTTTTCAGAGACCGTGATACCGGTGATATCTTCGCGCCGGATAATCTGCGACGATTGACTGGTGCCATAGTATCGGGGCTCAGCCATCTTAACATCGAAGACAAGGTCAACCTGATGAAGTTCATGCTAGCGCGATCCGAGGATCTTTCTCTGGTCGCATCGGTACTGAGGCGAATAGGATCGACCCGCGAGGGCAACCAAGACGGGGAGTATATGGACTTGGAAAGCGTTCGCGAAGAACTCGTGAATAAGCTTGAGGTTGCTATAGCCAAAGACCGAGTTCTATCTTCGGCGTATCCAGCCCATGTAGTGTTCTTGGCGTCAGAGATTCTTGGTCCACATATTATCCGAGAGCACTTGAACAGAGCACTCCGGCTAAACCGCTACTTCCCTGCGATAGCTCAGACGCTTCTAAATGAAGGTAATTCATCGGACCGCGGCCAATTTTATTCACTTATGAGCAATATGTCCGATTTCGCGGACAGTGACCTGTTCATTCAAGTGGCGCGTGACCTACTAGGTGACCGAGGGGACGAGGGGATCTGGGCTAAACGAACAATCGATGCGTTGTTAAGGAGCCGTAACGGAGAAGACTAATAACGTAACCCGAGATGGTGGTAGGCGTCGCCACTATCGCACGATCGGTTGCTGGCAGTAATGAATAGCCCCGAGATTTGTAGACGCCTTCTTTCCTAATTTTGAGGCAAGAAGAGCATCATGGGCAAATCGAATTTCAGCGAAGAGTTTAAGCGTGACGCGGTGCGGCAGATCACGGAGCGGGGCTATCCGGTGGCTGAGGTTTCGCAGCGTCTCGGCGTCAGCCAGCATTCGCTGTATGAATGGAAGAAGAAGTTTGCTGG encodes the following:
- a CDS encoding AlbA family DNA-binding domain-containing protein gives rise to the protein MLDLNSLTDLESFFADNPAESVGLEYKSSKILAKGEIGPICKGVSAFANSAGGTFVIGIDAKDGQTTLDDGWQGQSKLDWIYCAINSGTFPAVETVIVKEIQGGSGKYYVISVDVSKDAPHQGQDNRYYKRRGSHSDPMEHYEIEDVRNRPKGRGSPLEISLFPEGLLASFKVRNISDSDIIDHLKISIESNFALNPHWIEELSARGLRQLRPSVEHVFILDSFYSMSKETNEPEIKITATFEVAGRHSRLVSIFYLADYMGASVVRSPVVRAIDDVGEKVERVAKSFEQFGRDSKAFVNAAVDGSGLRLSQRTIKGLLRNNQLFDPIEFDWDGYRILLDISIDEAFKLHHVFGVMMGSAQREHEYRALPEPLRTKFETLFKVDFSDSD
- a CDS encoding KAP family P-loop NTPase fold protein; the encoded protein is MDIAIRNWASDRLGRRAFAESLAQQIWAMANLSEGYVVGLEAEWGAGKSSVVNMTLHHLLHLDLSHSSRDPAFHGDKGGKEIAADLDDLAVHYDAIRELHEQFADVPYLHPDHYHRAIVTRAENDEVMRKRIYRYFRLRMNAHFRPRNLVVHFRPWLVPDTAALSSVFLDELTKSIGPLLGSDIEDAMKNYTAVVKRLAPVAGVAAHAVVPGSGNAIRDFVASLGNTAEATLESRKLKLEASLRKLRGQKIIVVIDDLDRLSPKEATEMVGLVKSLGNLPNIVYLMSYDPKVLCRHLRGVLRLNAEEYLEKIVQYRRNLPLLPADRLLTLLDDCRTELFDSASPELLDRARDANFYVLRQFIRTPRDAVRCGDWAVRAHRILKDQTDPVDLLILEVLNAKDTVLYQWIRHHLSELCSGEMPNRNSLEQALEADGIEVTEERKYALSQLFPAASQEFHRPGNNSSNDRLSKRLRVREYAETYFELSEPATGSGKAELNRLFAGEDPKIVMTPILERSKVSDYGSSIRAELLDTIWEHFSRNPITRAWVGALTDLGPELIVFRDRDTGDIFAPDNLRRLTGAIVSGLSHLNIEDKVNLMKFMLARSEDLSLVASVLRRIGSTREGNQDGEYMDLESVREELVNKLEVAIAKDRVLSSAYPAHVVFLASEILGPHIIREHLNRALRLNRYFPAIAQTLLNEGNSSDRGQFYSLMSNMSDFADSDLFIQVARDLLGDRGDEGIWAKRTIDALLRSRNGED